DNA sequence from the Alphaproteobacteria bacterium genome:
AGCATATGCTGTTCAAGGGTACGAAACGGCGCAGCGCCATCGAAATTTCCGAGGCGATGGAGGGCGTGGGCGGCTACATGAACGCCTATACCTCGCGCGAAGAGACGGCCTATCACGCGCGCATGCTGCCCGAGCATGTCGAGCGCGGCTGCGATATCATATCCGATATGCTGATGCATTCGGTGATCGATCCGGTCGAGCTTGACCGCGAACGCGCGGTCATCATCCAGGAAATCGGCCAGTCTCTCGATGCCCCCGACGATCATATTTTCGATCTGATGCAGGAAACGGCTTTTCCGGGGCAGGCAATCGTGAAAGCGCCATTATATGACGACCAAAAGGAATCATAACCGAACCCCAGCCACGGATTATGACTCATCACCGCCTTGATGACGGCAGGCCAGATGACTGTTCTGCCCGATAACGTGGCATCGCGCCCCATCATTGCGGTTGCCGATGCGAGTTCTGACGTATCGACCATGAACATCATCGGCACAATAACAACCAATATAATTACCCCCGATATATGATCCCACTCTGGTTCTTCTCATCAATTTCGTAAGATAAAAAATCCCTATCATCGACGTCAGCAAAAGCCATGCGCCGCGCGATAACGACCCAATGGCAAGAATGATTGATATAACGAACAGAAAAATCCCCATTCTGCGCGATGTTTCGGCATGCATCAGCAGGAGAGCGATCAATGTGCTGGCAACCATCGTGCTGCCCATTGTGTTCTTGTGGTTAAAATAGCCGCGAAATGCCGGATAATGCTTATCGTGATGGATGCCCTGCGCCGGGTCGAGAATGACCGCCAGCAAGGTCACTAGACAGACGGCAATCATGCAGTAGCCTAGAATCCTAAGGAATTGCGGCGACGAGTACCTGGTTACGAAATAGAAGGCCAGCATCGTACCGCCGAGCGCATTGATCGAACGCCTGAGCGTCACGGTCGGATCAATCGACCACACG
Encoded proteins:
- a CDS encoding pitrilysin family protein, with amino-acid sequence MTVRISKLANGLTVATDTMPDSYSVAFGVWAGVGTRDEPKEAQGVAHLVEHMLFKGTKRRSAIEISEAMEGVGGYMNAYTSREETAYHARMLPEHVERGCDIISDMLMHSVIDPVELDRERAVIIQEIGQSLDAPDDHIFDLMQETAFPGQAIVKAPLYDDQKES